From a single Cyclobacterium marinum DSM 745 genomic region:
- a CDS encoding cbb3-type cytochrome c oxidase N-terminal domain-containing protein, which produces MKNFKLIGVTLMCLLMAVPGFAQEAESSFLAQMQQMDSNTMLLLAIITIVLLVIVIIVGVMVYMLSFLMTILRKENPALAAEPSWWESFKTKYVVGKMKPIAEEKDIQLDHSYDGIVELDNFMPPWLKYVFYLTIFSAVVYFLNYTVLGIGKTQIEEYEASLEEAALEAEARGAMMLTSIDETNVELDTSTPTLEAGKELFTGNCAACHAMDGGGGVGPNLTDEYWLHGGDIKSVFTVVKYGVVEKGMIPWQDQLSPEQMQQVSSYILSLQGTSPANPKDPQGEKYEPTIEEPVDALGEEELGVEPVE; this is translated from the coding sequence ATGAAAAACTTTAAACTGATTGGAGTCACCCTGATGTGTTTGTTGATGGCAGTGCCCGGCTTTGCGCAAGAAGCAGAATCTAGCTTTTTGGCTCAAATGCAACAGATGGATAGCAATACCATGCTATTACTAGCCATAATTACCATCGTATTGCTTGTCATTGTTATCATTGTGGGCGTGATGGTTTATATGTTGTCTTTCCTAATGACAATCTTGAGAAAAGAAAACCCTGCCTTGGCAGCTGAGCCTTCCTGGTGGGAGTCATTCAAGACGAAATATGTGGTGGGTAAAATGAAGCCAATAGCTGAAGAAAAAGATATACAGCTTGACCATAGTTACGATGGTATTGTGGAATTAGACAATTTCATGCCCCCATGGTTAAAATATGTGTTTTACCTGACCATTTTTTCTGCGGTAGTTTATTTTTTGAATTATACCGTATTGGGTATAGGGAAAACACAAATTGAAGAATATGAGGCATCTCTGGAGGAGGCGGCTCTAGAGGCGGAGGCTCGAGGTGCCATGATGCTAACTTCCATTGATGAGACCAATGTAGAATTGGATACTTCTACGCCTACTCTGGAAGCCGGAAAAGAATTATTTACCGGCAACTGTGCGGCTTGTCATGCAATGGATGGTGGAGGTGGTGTAGGGCCTAATCTAACCGATGAGTACTGGTTGCATGGAGGAGATATAAAAAGTGTCTTTACTGTGGTCAAATATGGAGTAGTAGAAAAAGGGATGATTCCATGGCAAGATCAATTAAGCCCTGAGCAAATGCAGCAGGTTTCAAGTTATATTTTGTCCCTTCAAGGAACTTCTCCTGCCAATCCAAAAGATCCTCAAGGAGAAAAATATGAACCCACTATCGAAGAACCGGTAGATGCTTTGGGTGAGGAAGAACTGGGTGTAGAACCTGTAGAATAA